Sequence from the Exiguobacterium aurantiacum genome:
CTCGGCCAGCTTCTCGGGCAGTCCCGCTTCTTTCAGCTGTTCGAGCGAGGCGAGTCGAATCTGTTTCATCGACCCGAAATGGCGGATCAACTGTTGACGCCGCTTTGGTCCGACGCCCGGGATGTCGTCAAGCACCGACTTCGTCATCTTCTTCGTTCGCAAACTACGGTGGAACGTGATGGCGAACCGGTGGACCTCGTCTTGCATACGTTGGAGCAAATAGAACGCGCTCGAGCGCGAGTTCAGTTCGATGACGCTGCCGCCTTCCCCGAACAACAGTTGGCTCGTCCGGTGACGGTCATCTTTTTTCAATGAGCCGACAGGCAAGTCGAGCCCGAACTCGTTCTGGAGGACGTCGAGGGCGGCGTTCAATTGCCCGATCCCGCCATCAATCAACAGCAGGTCCGGCAGACGCTTCTCTTCCGTCAACAGGCGACGGAACCGACGCCGGACGACTTCACGCATCGTCTCATAGTCGTCAGGCCCTTGGACGGTCCGAATCTTGTATTTCCGGTATTCCTTCTTGAGCGGCTTCCCATCCTCGAAGACGACGAGTGCCGAGACGGCGTCCGCCCCTTGGATGTTGGCGTTATCGATGATGTCGACGCGCGACAAGTTCGGGATGCCGATCGCCTCGCCGAGCTCACGCATGGCGAGAAGCGTCCGCTCTTCGTCACGGGCTAGCAACTCGAACTTCTCGTTCAAGGCGATGCTGGCGTTTTTCGTCGCCAAATCGAGCAGTTGCCGCTTCGCCCCACGTTTCGGTTGCATCACTTTCGTCCCGATCGCCTCGTTCAACAAATCGATCCGGACGATCTCAGGGACGAGCACTTCCTTCGGCAACACGTTCTGCTCGTAGAATTGGACGATGAAACTCTCGAGCTCCTCGGACGGTTCGCCGTGGAGAGGGAACAGCGACACGTCGCGCTCGATCATCTTGCCGCCCCGCATATAGAACACTTGGACGCACATCCAGCCTCGGTCGAGCGTATAGCCGAAGACGTCGCGCGCCGTCGGATCGGCCGTGATCATGTTCTGTTTGTTCATGATTGACTCGACGGCCCGGATTTGGTCACGGAGCTCAGCAGCACGTTCGAACTGCATGTCTTCGGCCGCTCGTCCCATGTCCACTTGGAGCTTGGCGAGCGTCTCACTCGTCTCCCCGTTCAGGAAGCGACGAATCTCTTGGACGATCTCTTTTTGCTCGTCCGTGTCGATGGCGAGCTCGCACGGTCCGAGGCACTGCCCGATGTGGTAATACAGACAGAGTTTGCGCGGCATCGGTTGGCACTTCCGGAGCGGGTACAGTTTATCGAGCAACCGCTTCGTCTCGTTGGCGGCGTAGGCGTTCGGATACGGGCCGAAATAGAAGCCGCCGTCCCGCTTCAGCTTCCGCGTCGTGAGCAGTCTCGGGTACGGTTCGTTCGTGATTTTGATGTACGGGTATGACTTGTCGTCTTTGAGACGGATGTTGTATTTCGGGTCATGCTTTTTGATGAGCGTCATCTCAAGCAGGAGTGCCTCGAGCTCGCTCGCCGTGACGATATATTCGAAGTCGCGAATCTCGGCGACGAGCCGCATCGTCTTGATGTCATGCGCCCCGGTGAAATAAGACCGGACCCGGTTCTTCAGATTTTTCGCTTTCCCGACATAGATGATCTCGCCGTACTCGTTCTTATGCAAGTAACAGCCAGGCTCGTCCGGGAGGAGCGCCAATTTATGTTTAATGTGGTCAGAATGACTCAAATTCAATCACCTCAGTTTAGGTTCCTTCCAGACGGGAAAAAATTGATGAAGTCTCAGAGGGAGGGTTTAGTTATGAAACGGTACGATGTCATCATCATCGGCAGCGGTTCGGCCGCGAGCCAAGCCGCTAACGTATTATGCGACGCCGGTAAACAAATTGCCATCGTCGAGAACTGGACGTTCGGCGGGACGTGCCCGCAGCGTGGATGTGACCCGAAAAAGATGCTCGCGGAAGGAGCAGAGCTCATCGCCCGTGCGGAACGGATGAAACCGCTCGGCGTTCACGGTGAGCTCTCGCTCGATTGGCACGCCTTTAAACGGCGCATCGACGAGTATCGTTTCGCCGTCCCGACGACGAAAATGCATCATTGGAAAGAGCACGACATCGACTTGTTCGAGGGGGAACCCCATTTCATCGACGAGGATTCGATTGTCATCGAGGGGCATGAGATCTCGGCGCATCAGTTTTTGATCGCGTCAGGCCTCATCCCACGGCCGCTCGATATTCCGGGTGATGACGCGGCCATCACGAGCGACGACGTCTTCGAACTCGAAGACTTACCGAAACACGTCAGCATCATCGGGGCCGGCTATATCGCCTTCGAGTTCGCCCATATCCTCCGCCGTTTCGGGTGTGAGGTGACCCTCCTCATCCGGTCGCGGGCGCTCAAGGCCTTCGACCGAAAAGTCGTCAAACGGCTCGTCGATGAGACGATTCGAATCGGGATCGATGTCCGCTACGGGATTGAGCCGGTCCGGATCGACGGGGACGTGCTGACGTTATCAGATGACTCTACCCTTGTAGGGCTCGTGCTTAACGCCACCGGGCGGATTCCGAGCATCGAACGACTCCGCCTGGATGCGGGCGGCATCGAGTCCGACCACGGCGGTGTCCTCGTCAATGAGTACTTGCAGACGACGAACCCGAATGTCTATGCCGCCGGAGACGTCGCCAAGAGCCGCAATCCGGCCCTTACCCCGTTCGCCGGCCAGGAAGGGCGCATCGCCGCTCTCAATCTACTGCGAAACAACACCCGTCCGTTGCCCGAGCGCCCTGCCCCGACCGTCGTCTTCACGACACCCCCGATCGCCAAGGTCGGGCTCACGGTCGATGAGGCGAAAGCACGGGACATCGACTACGAGTGTAAAGACAACGACTTGTCCCATTTCTTGACGTATGAGCGCATCAACGACACGACGGCCTTCTCCCGTATCTTACTCAGCAAGGACGGGCACGTGCTCGGCGCCCACTTGATCGGACAACACGCGCCGGAATTGATCAACTTGTTCTCGTTCATTATACAAAACAATATCACCCATCAACACGTCAAACACTTGGAGTTCGCCTATCCGACGTCCGCGTCCGACCTCAGCTATTTGATTTAGAAAATCGACCGCTATTTGGTGTATGGTTCCCAGGCTAACTAAAAAATGAAAGCTAGCCCTCCTATCATTTTCACAAGCAAAAAAGACTCGCCGCGGCGAGTCTTTTTGTCATTCCAATCCTTTATCCTTATCTTCTTTCAGCGCATCCTGAAGCGAGTCTTTCCAAAGCGGGACCCCTTTCGTGTGTGCCGCCCGGGCAATCAAATGTCCGCCGACGGGTGCCGTCAAGAGAACGAAGAACAACCCGAGTAAGAGACGCGCATCGAAAACACGTTGGTCGACCCATACGTGGAGCACGGCCGCGAATAAGACGAACATGACCCCGAGCGTCGCCGACTTCGATGCCGCGTGTGTACGCGAATAGATGTCAGGCAGACGGATGAGACCAATCGCCGCAACGACCGTGAAGAATACTCCAATCACCGTGAAAACGCCGGTTAGTATATCAAAGATCATTGTCGCGGTCATGATGGATGATGGCTCCTCTCTCTAGATATTTCGAGAACGCCACTGTCCCGATAAAAGCAAGGATACTGAGCAAGAGGATGACCTCAAAGAACATCGTCGTGTCGAGTAAAATCGACAATAGCGCAACGACTGAGATGAGAGCAATCCCGATCGAGTCGAGAGCGATGACGCGGTCTGGCGTCGTCGGCCCTTTGACGACTCGGTACAGCATGAACAACATCGCGATAACGAGGATGGCGAGTGAGATGTAGATTAAAATGTCTAACCAATGCATCAGTCCGTCGCCTCCTTAATCCCAGTTTCGAAGTTATCATAAATGTCTTGTTTGAGCGCCTCTTTATTCGGCATATGGAGCGCATGAATATAGAGGATCTTATTATCTTGTGACACTTGGACGACGAGTGTACCAGGTGTCAGCGAGATGAGCATCGATAACAAGCTAATCTTCCAGCCCGATGTAAGTGTCGTTTCATATCGGAAAATTCCCGGTTGAATCTCGAGTTTCGGGCTAAGGACGAGGCGCAACACCTCGAAGTTCGCCATGACGAGTTCGCGCGAGAAGACGAGCAATAATTTGAAAAGCTTAATCACGCGCGTGAAATAAAAGTTATTTCCGGATTCCCGGAAGAAGCGTCGCATCATGAAGATGACGAGTAAACCGAGCAAATACCCGATCAGAAAACCGTACGTCGTGAACGATCCCGTGAGGAACATCCAGATGAACGCCAAGAAAAAGTTGATTAATATTTGATAGGCCATCTCGTTGTCACTCCTTTAATACGGCATCGATATAAAGTTCGGGTTGCACGAGCGGTTCGATTGCCTGGGTAATATACGGATGCATCAATTCAGCACCGAATCCATATGCGACCGCCACAATCAACAATAAGCAAACCGGGACGAGCAAGCGGTTCGTGTACGGGATGAGTGGGCCATCATACGGCTTGCGCTCTTCTCCCCAGAATCCGTTCAAGAAAATCTTGATGACGGAGAATAAAACGAACAGGCTCGAAATGAGGACGAGAATCGGTCCGAACAAATCGCCTTCCCCGACCCCACCTTGAATAATGAGCAACTTTCCAAAGAATCCACTTAGTGGCGGAATTCCAGCGAGTGAAAGTGCCGCAATGAAGAACGCCCAACCAAAGAGCGGGAAACGAGTGATCAATCCACCCATATCCCTCAGTTGACCTGCACGGGTGATGCCAATCATCATTCCGACCAGCATGAACAGGACGGCTTTGATCATCATATCGTGAATCAAATAATAGAGCGCCCCTTCAAGCGACGTCTGTGTATTGATCGCGATT
This genomic interval carries:
- the uvrC gene encoding excinuclease ABC subunit UvrC, which translates into the protein MSHSDHIKHKLALLPDEPGCYLHKNEYGEIIYVGKAKNLKNRVRSYFTGAHDIKTMRLVAEIRDFEYIVTASELEALLLEMTLIKKHDPKYNIRLKDDKSYPYIKITNEPYPRLLTTRKLKRDGGFYFGPYPNAYAANETKRLLDKLYPLRKCQPMPRKLCLYYHIGQCLGPCELAIDTDEQKEIVQEIRRFLNGETSETLAKLQVDMGRAAEDMQFERAAELRDQIRAVESIMNKQNMITADPTARDVFGYTLDRGWMCVQVFYMRGGKMIERDVSLFPLHGEPSEELESFIVQFYEQNVLPKEVLVPEIVRIDLLNEAIGTKVMQPKRGAKRQLLDLATKNASIALNEKFELLARDEERTLLAMRELGEAIGIPNLSRVDIIDNANIQGADAVSALVVFEDGKPLKKEYRKYKIRTVQGPDDYETMREVVRRRFRRLLTEEKRLPDLLLIDGGIGQLNAALDVLQNEFGLDLPVGSLKKDDRHRTSQLLFGEGGSVIELNSRSSAFYLLQRMQDEVHRFAITFHRSLRTKKMTKSVLDDIPGVGPKRRQQLIRHFGSMKQIRLASLEQLKEAGLPEKLAETVIQYVHEETDE
- a CDS encoding dihydrolipoyl dehydrogenase family protein, with the translated sequence MKRYDVIIIGSGSAASQAANVLCDAGKQIAIVENWTFGGTCPQRGCDPKKMLAEGAELIARAERMKPLGVHGELSLDWHAFKRRIDEYRFAVPTTKMHHWKEHDIDLFEGEPHFIDEDSIVIEGHEISAHQFLIASGLIPRPLDIPGDDAAITSDDVFELEDLPKHVSIIGAGYIAFEFAHILRRFGCEVTLLIRSRALKAFDRKVVKRLVDETIRIGIDVRYGIEPVRIDGDVLTLSDDSTLVGLVLNATGRIPSIERLRLDAGGIESDHGGVLVNEYLQTTNPNVYAAGDVAKSRNPALTPFAGQEGRIAALNLLRNNTRPLPERPAPTVVFTTPPIAKVGLTVDEAKARDIDYECKDNDLSHFLTYERINDTTAFSRILLSKDGHVLGAHLIGQHAPELINLFSFIIQNNITHQHVKHLEFAYPTSASDLSYLI
- the mnhG gene encoding monovalent cation/H(+) antiporter subunit G, translated to MTATMIFDILTGVFTVIGVFFTVVAAIGLIRLPDIYSRTHAASKSATLGVMFVLFAAVLHVWVDQRVFDARLLLGLFFVLLTAPVGGHLIARAAHTKGVPLWKDSLQDALKEDKDKGLE
- a CDS encoding Na(+)/H(+) antiporter subunit F1: MHWLDILIYISLAILVIAMLFMLYRVVKGPTTPDRVIALDSIGIALISVVALLSILLDTTMFFEVILLLSILAFIGTVAFSKYLERGAIIHHDRDNDL
- a CDS encoding Na+/H+ antiporter subunit E produces the protein MAYQILINFFLAFIWMFLTGSFTTYGFLIGYLLGLLVIFMMRRFFRESGNNFYFTRVIKLFKLLLVFSRELVMANFEVLRLVLSPKLEIQPGIFRYETTLTSGWKISLLSMLISLTPGTLVVQVSQDNKILYIHALHMPNKEALKQDIYDNFETGIKEATD